In Nematostella vectensis chromosome 11, jaNemVect1.1, whole genome shotgun sequence, a genomic segment contains:
- the LOC125573742 gene encoding uncharacterized protein LOC125573742 — translation MSGFMFLLVIDWILRRSVGKGENGIRWKFTSKLDDLDFADDIALLSSTKHHIQEKTAKLDGEARRAGLKINLEKTKMLRINAKQHGNIVINGKEIEDVSEFTCLGAKVCREGGGMKDLRNRLSKARSVYTKLKRIWNSKKIMRRTKIKLYKSLVLSVLLYGCETWKMNKKDDKLLDVFQQKCLRRILKISWEDHVTNEEVQRRTGVHQLSSEVKRRRWKMIGHVLRQGRENDCSIALTWTPKGRRKQGRPKTTWRRTVERERGEAGWRNWDEVRSKAADREKWKSTVKALCATRHEEDR, via the coding sequence ATGTCGGGCTTTATGTTTCTATTGGTCATAGACTGGATATTGCGAAGGTCAGTTGGAAAAGGAGAAAATGGAATACGATGGAAATTTACATCTAAACTGGACGATCTAGACTTTGCGGACGACATAGCATTGCTTTCCTCAACAAAACACCATATTCAGGAGAAGACAGCAAAGCTGGACGGCGAGGCTAGGCGAGCGGGATTGAAAATAAACTTAGAGAAGACGAAGATGCTAAGGATAAATGCCAAACAGCATGGAAATATTGTGATCAATGGAAAAGAAATCGAAGACGTCAGCGAGTTTACATGCCTAGGAGCAAAAGTTTGCAGAGAGGGTGGTGGAATGAAAGATCTCAGAAATAGATTATCAAAAGCAAGGAGTGTGTACACAAAGCTGAAACGTATATGGAACTCAAAGAAGATCATGAGACGGACAAAAATAAAGCTTTACAAGTCGTTGGTACTTTCGGTTTTATTGTACGGTTGCGAGACGTGGAAGATGAACAAGAAAGATGATAAATTGCTAGATGTATTCCAACAGAAGTGTTTGAGAAGGATATTGAAGATTAGTTGGGAAGACCATGTAACGAATGAAGAGGTACAGAGAAGAACTGGAGTACATCAATTGAGCAGTGAAGTGAAGAGACGGCGATGGAAAATGATCGGACACGTGTTGAGACAAGGAAGAGAAAATGACTGCAGCATAGCATTAACTTGGACACCAAAAGGCAGAAGGAAACAGGGAAGACCCAAAACAACATGGCGAAGGACTGTGGAAAGGGAGAGAGGCGAGGCGGGGTGGAGGAACTGGGACGAGGTGCGGTCAAAAGCAGCAGACAGGGAAAAGTGGAAAAGCACTGTGAAGGCCCTATGTGCCACACGGCACGAGGAGGACAGGTAA